The proteins below come from a single Desulfonatronovibrio hydrogenovorans DSM 9292 genomic window:
- a CDS encoding NAD(P)H-dependent glycerol-3-phosphate dehydrogenase: MKVAVLGGGSWGTTLADMLCRKGLKVGLWVREDELCREIKAKKENTWYLPGIKICPDLKVSSDAEEIIQGADYFLVVIPCQFMRSILESFKDIFPDSPVMICASKGVELTTLKPQSSVIQEALEGLEPRYAVISGPSFAHEVSRRLPTAVSLGCSDLDLGRTLQDIMSTDFFRVYANPDFRGVELGGALKNIMAIAAGISDGLEFGHDARAALITRGLVEMSRLGVALGGREKTFMGLSGMGDLVLTCTGDLSRNRQVGLELGRGKTLDEILAEKKTVAEGVKTTESVHRLSTELGVDMPITQQVNAVLFERKNPRRAVEELMSRELKIEQ, from the coding sequence ATAAAGGTTGCAGTGCTTGGAGGAGGAAGCTGGGGAACCACCCTGGCGGATATGCTGTGCAGAAAGGGTTTGAAGGTGGGGTTGTGGGTCAGGGAAGATGAATTATGCCGGGAGATTAAGGCAAAAAAGGAAAACACCTGGTATCTGCCCGGGATAAAAATCTGCCCAGACCTGAAGGTTAGCAGTGACGCCGAAGAAATCATCCAGGGCGCAGATTATTTTCTGGTAGTCATACCCTGTCAGTTCATGCGCAGCATCCTGGAGTCATTTAAAGACATCTTTCCTGATAGTCCTGTCATGATCTGTGCCAGCAAGGGGGTGGAACTGACCACCCTGAAGCCTCAGTCCAGCGTGATCCAGGAAGCTCTTGAGGGCCTTGAACCCAGGTATGCTGTTATTTCAGGTCCATCCTTTGCACATGAAGTCAGCCGGAGACTCCCCACTGCAGTCAGCCTTGGCTGCAGTGATCTGGACCTTGGCAGGACACTGCAGGACATCATGTCTACGGATTTTTTCCGGGTTTATGCCAATCCCGATTTTCGCGGGGTGGAACTTGGCGGGGCCCTGAAAAATATCATGGCCATTGCTGCCGGGATTTCAGACGGTCTGGAATTCGGACATGATGCCAGGGCAGCCCTGATCACCAGGGGACTTGTGGAAATGAGTCGGCTGGGAGTGGCCCTGGGGGGAAGGGAAAAGACATTCATGGGTCTGTCCGGAATGGGCGATCTGGTCCTGACCTGCACCGGAGATCTCAGTCGTAACCGGCAGGTGGGGCTTGAACTGGGAAGGGGCAAAACCCTGGATGAAATCCTGGCCGAAAAAAAGACCGTTGCCGAAGGAGTCAAGACCACGGAATCAGTCCATCGTCTGAGCACGGAACTGGGTGTAGACATGCCCATAACCCAGCAGGTGAACGCAGTGCTTTTTGAACGGAAAAATCCCCGGAGAGCTGTTGAGGAGCTCATGTCCAGGGAGCTTAAAATAGAACAGTAA